In one window of Harpia harpyja isolate bHarHar1 chromosome 11, bHarHar1 primary haplotype, whole genome shotgun sequence DNA:
- the LHX4 gene encoding LOW QUALITY PROTEIN: LIM/homeobox protein Lhx4 (The sequence of the model RefSeq protein was modified relative to this genomic sequence to represent the inferred CDS: deleted 1 base in 1 codon), protein MMQSSALAAEGAVKGLPEILGVPVQQIPQCAGCNQHILDKFILKVLDRHWHSSCLKCADCQMQLADRCFSRAGSVYCKEDFFKRFGTKCTACQQGIPPTQVVRKAQDFVYHLHCFACIICSRQLATGDEFYLMEDGRLVCKEDYETAKQNDDSEAGAKRPRTTITAKQLETLKNAYKNSPKPARHVREQLSSETGLDMRVVQVWFQNRRAKEKRLKKDAGRHRWGQFYKSVKRSRGGGKLEKESSAEDCGVSDSELSFREDQILSELGHTNRVYGTVGDVAGGQLMNGSFSMEGTGQSYQDLRDGSPYGLPQSPSSISSLPSHPPLLNGLDYAMDGSLGLVAHGAQGVSQTLRAMAGGGPTSDISTGSSVGYPDFPTSPASWLDDMDHPPF, encoded by the exons ATGATGCAAAGCTCCGCACTCGCTGCCGAAGGGGCTGTCAAGGGGCTTCCCGAGATCCTCGGTGTGCCGGTGCAAC agATCCCCCAGTGCGCTGGCTGCAACCAGCACATCCTGGACAAGTTCATCCTCAAGGTCCTGGACCGGCActggcacagctcctgcctcAAGTGTGCCGATTGCCAGATGCAGCTGGCCGACCGCTGCTTCTCCCGGGCCGGCAGCGTCTATTGCAAGGAGGACTTCTTCAA GCGTTTCGGGACCAAATGCACGGCATGCCAGCAGGGCATCCCCCCCACCCAGGTGGTCCGCAAAGCCCAGGACTTCGTCTACCACCTCCACTGCTTCGCCTGCATCATCTGCAGCCGGCAACTGGCCACCGGTGATGAGTTCTACCTGATGGAGGACGGGCGGCTGGTTTGCAAGGAGGACTATGAGACCGCCAAGCAGAATG ATGACTCCGAGGCGGGCGCTAAGCGGCCCCGGACCACCATCACGGCCAAGCAGCTGGAGACGCTGAAGAACGCCTACAAAAACTCCCCCAAGCCTGCACGGCACGTGCGGGAGCAGCTCTCCTCTGAGACGGGCCTCGACATGAGGGTGGTGCAG GTGTGGTTCCAGAACCGCCGGGCCAAGGAGAAGCGGCTGAAGAAGGACGCGGGGCGGCATCGCTGGGGCCAGTTTTACAAGAGCGTCAAGAGGAGCCGCGGGGGCGGCAAGCTGGAGAAGGAGAGCTCGGCCGAGGACTGTGGCGTCAGCGACAGCGAGCTCAGCTTCCGCG AAGACCAGATCCTCTCCGAGCTCGGCCATACCAACAGGGTTTACGGCACCGTGGGGGACGTGGCAGGCGGACAGTTGATGAACGGCAGCTTCTCCATGGAGGGGACGGGACAGTCGTACCAGGACTTGCGGGACGGCAGTCCCTACGGCCTCCCCCAGTCGCcgtcctccatctcctccctgccGTCCCACCCACCCTTGCTCAACGGGCTGGACTACGCCATGGACGGCAGCCTGGGGCTGGTGGCCCACGGGGCGCAGGGGGTGAGTCAGACGCTGCGGGCcatggcc ggggggggccccACCTCTGACATTTCCACAGGGAGCAGCGTCGGGTACCCAGACTTTCCCACCAGCCCGGCCTCCTGGCTGGACGACATGGATCACCCCCCTTTCTAA